In Phocoena sinus isolate mPhoSin1 chromosome X, mPhoSin1.pri, whole genome shotgun sequence, a genomic segment contains:
- the KLHL34 gene encoding kelch-like protein 34, translating to MSYFLSYCKAHGGALLTGYQALRAEGFLCDVTLEAEGSEFPAHRSLLACSSDYFRALFKSHTRESRAPVIHLHVPSAAGLQRLLDFIYTAWLPLSMDTVEDTLEAASYLQVTEALGLCGRYLERQLAPDNCCFAANMAARFGLVHTLGVAERCIVSHLQELLARGAGPAGLLELNPTSLRAVLGAPDVAHVPEARLLGLALAWLRQEPEAERLAHCAALLERVRFGLVPTDVLRRVYSGSGLTLPSRVKGLIIQALNYHTSPSRQPLMQGEQTSVRSPQTRILLVGGCRGREVVTEEVVAPRRAARGRGAAAEPEEEEEEEEQEDEEEEEWELTQDVVAFDGYNHRWRSLTRLPAPLVGHSVCAAGNFLFVLGGETPSGGGSSPTADGLRAVTAQVHRYDPRFHAWTTVPAMREARAHFWCGAVGEGLLAVGGLGAGGEALASVEMYDLRRDRWTAAGALPRALHGHAGAVGNCGVVYVSGGKAGRGEGGASSLRDLFSLGPGEQAWSKRAPMGTARFGHHMAALRGALFAFLGRYEPFSEIERYDPGTDQWTRLRPLPYDRFCYGLAVVDETVLLLGGLKWQDSRQVPTRNVVGYDLDLDRWEDTGCALPWAWSGLQCAVLQLAEGGDEEREGEPGEAPDLVLGLMGQ from the coding sequence ATGAGTTACTTTCTGTCTTACTGCAAAGCTCATGGCGGCGCGCTGCTCACCGGCTACCAGGCCCTGCGCGCCGAGGGCTTTCTGTGCGACGTGACTCTGGAGGCCGAGGGCAGCGAGTTCCCGGCGCACAGGTCGCTCCTCGCGTGTTCCAGCGACTACTTCAGGGCCCTGTTCAAGAGCCACACCCGGGAATCCCGGGCGCCCGTGATCCACCTGCATGTGCCGTCAGCGGCCGGCCTGCAGCGCCTGCTGGACTTCATCTACACCGCCTGGCTGCCGCTCTCCATGGACACCGTGGAGGACACGCTGGAGGCCGCCAGCTACCTGCAGGTCACCGAGGCCCTGGGGTTGTGCGGCCGCTACCTGGAGCGCCAGCTAGCCCCTGATAACTGCTGCTTCGCCGCCAATATGGCGGCGCGCTTCGGCCTGGTGCACACGCTGGGCGTGGCCGAGCGCTGCATTGTGAGCCACCTGCAGGAGCTGCTGGCGCGGGGCGCGGGCCCCGCCGGGCTGCTGGAGCTCAACCCCACGTCGCTGAGGGCCGTGCTGGGTGCCCCTGACGTGGCGCACGTGCCCGAGGCCCGGCTGCTGGGCCTGGCTCTGGCCTGGCTGCGGCAGGAGCCCGAGGCCGAACGGCTGGCCCACTGCGCCGCGCTGCTCGAGCGCGTCCGCTTCGGCCTGGTGCCCACCGACGTGCTGCGGCGCGTGTACTCGGGCTCCGGCCTCACCCTGCCCTCCCGGGTCAAGGGCCTCATCATCCAGGCCCTCAACTACCACACGTCGCCCTCCCGCCAGCCGCTCATGCAGGGCGAGCAGACCAGCGTCCGGAGCCCCCAAACCCGCATCTTGTTGGTCGGGGGGTGCAGGGGGCGGGAGGTGGTGACCGAGGAGGTCGTGGCCCCCCGGCGGGCAGCCAGGGGGAGGGGCGCCGCGGCGGAgcctgaggaagaggaggaggaagaggagcaggaggacgaggaggaggaggagtgggAGCTTACCCAGGACGTGGTGGCCTTTGACGGGTACAACCACCGCTGGCGCAGCCTCACGCGGCTGCCCGCTCCGCTAGTGGGACACAGCGTGTGCGCCGCGGGCAACTTCCTGTTCGTCCTCGGCGGGGAGACGCCGTCGGGCGGCGGCTCCTCCCCCACAGCCGACGGCCTGCGGGCGGTCACGGCCCAAGTGCACCGTTATGACCCGCGCTTCCACGCTTGGACGACTGTGCCCGCTATGCGGGAAGCGCGGGCCCATTTCTGGTGCGGCGCCGTGGGTGAGGGGCTCCTGGCCGTCGGGGGCCTGGGCGCGGGCGGCGAAGCGCTGGCTTCAGTGGAGATGTACGACCTGCGCCGGGACCGCTGGACGGCGGCTGGGGCGCTGCCGCGGGCCCTGCACGGCCACGCGGGGGCTGTCGGGAACTGCGGCGTCGTGTACGTCTCCGGGGGCAAGGCGGGGAGAGGCGAGGGCGGCGCGAGCAGCCTCCGGGACTTGTTCTCCCTGGGCCCCGGGGAGCAGGCGTGGAGCAAGAGGGCGCCTATGGGCACGGCCCGCTTCGGTCACCACATGGCCGCACTGCGCGGCGCGCTGTTCGCCTTTCTGGGGCGCTACGAGCCCTTCTCCGAAATCGAGCGCTACGACCCCGGCACCGACCAGTGGACTCGGCTGCGGCCGCTACCCTACGACCGCTTCTGCTATGGGCTGGCCGTGGTGGACGAGACGGTGCTGCTGCTGGGAGGCCTGAAGTGGCAGGACTCACGCCAGGTGCCTACCCGCAACGTGGTGGGTTATGACCTCGACCTGGACCGCTGGGAGGACACTGGCTGCGCGCTGCCTTGGGCCTGGAGCGGCCTGCAGTGCGCAGTGCTGCAGCTGGCCGAGGGTGGGGacgaggagagggagggagagcctgGAGAGGCGCCAGATTTAGTGCTGGGCTTAATGGGTCAGTGA